GCTGTGTACAGGCTCACTCTAGACAACATCCTCCACCTCCTGAGCTGCTCTCATGCGACCAGCTTGCTGACATCATCACCGCATAACCCCACCACAACTGTACCAGTTGCCGTGGATGACGACAATTGGTTTCTACGAGGGAGGTCAGGCCCAACCCACTCGCTGACATCATAACCTCTGGCGTTGCGCTCAACTCCACGCATGGCGCCATGGAACGAGACCCATCCCCTCACAATCTTCGTGATTGGCCTCGGCTGGGAAACCAGCTCCAACTAGTTCTGCAGCATCTTTATCACCTACACCTACCTTGACGAGACTGTCATCATCATCGACATGCCTAGGCTGCCTTAATCAGTCAGGAAGAAAGCAAAGTTTGCGCACGGGGACCACGATGCTGCAATTTCACGTATGGGCACTTACAATGTTGCAATCCTATATTTATTGTGTTGTGGGCAGAGGCAGGTGGATGATACAGCACGTTTATAGTGATTTTGTTTCCTAGGTTCCTGTCGCAACATggtttcattttgtagtgatagttGTAAATTGTTGTGTATATTGGATGGATTTTTTTTCGCTGTGTTCATGTACGGTTCCGTTAAGATTGATGCTATCACGAAAGAAAATGGTGTGACCATCAAACGAAATTATTGCATCTACTCCAGTTTTGCATGAGTCAATCTAAGCAATAATCCGCTAATATTCTTATTGCATAGATTTTCTTGCAATGTTGTGTATTCACCATTAAGACTTGTTACATGGAAACGATTTAGAAAACAATGTTGCGACAATATAGATTTTATTTTCCAAAGAGAAATAGTGCTGCAACAGTATGTATTTTGTCACACCACTGTAGTTCCAACATATGCTAGGATCAAATTACAGATCCGCAATCATCGCCTATTAAAGCAAATAACTGAATCTCCTTAGCTGTCATGAGTACTGCAGATAGAAGTACTAAAGAAGTACATTCAAAAGCATAGTCACCATAAAATTGGTCTGTTGCAGAAGAAATAACAGCACAATGCAAGCAGCAACAATCTGTGCACTACCCAAAACAAGTGCAGAAAGAGTATGACACCAATAACAAAACATAACATATATAGGCATATAACACAAAGCCGCTGCATGCGTGCGTGCTCACACatgttgagagagagagagagaacctgCTCACAAGTTCAATCCCAAAAATTTCCTTCATCTGATCAGTGGTAGGCTCACTGTAAAAGACGAGAAATAGTATGAAACTGAGCAGCTACCCAGAAAGGGAAATGGTAGGTTACTGATCAGAAGAGAAATGAAATACTGCTCCACAACTGCAAGTGCCTACCGAGAAACAGTAGAAACAattgttagagttataatataagtcatgtatacccctttgtatttatcccgtagtataaggggtttcctgcatatgtaccacacctgtacatgtatatatatcggcctatggcctcatgggaatacaagttgcttattcctaacatggtattaggGCTAGGTCAATTTTTTGCACGCTGCAACTCGTGCTATTGATCCGTCCCGATCGAGTCGGCCGCCGCTGCTCCCGCTCGAAGTCGCCGTCCTCCTGCTTGAAGTCGTCGTCGActgcggctgctcctgctcgtcCGCCCCTCCCGCGGCTGCCGTTCGTCGACCGCGGCTGCTCCCGCCCGAAGACTCCCTCCCGCTCCCGTGGAGTCGGCCGCCGCTGCTCCTGCTCGTCCGCCCCTCCCGCGGCTGCCGTTCGTCGACCGCGGCTGCTCCCGCTCGAagtaggccgccgccgccgctctcccCGGCTCGGCCACCGCGACCTGCGGGCCCCCGTACCAGGCCCCGCGCCCCCGTACCAGGCCCCGCGCCCGCCCGTGCTCGTCCGCCCCTCCCGCGGCTGCCGTTCGCGCGTGGTCTTCCGCCTGCTGTTCGGTGTTTCCTCTGATTCCGGGTCTctccaaaaaacaaaaaaaatgtcTGCTACATCGGGCTATGTTTCTGTCCCTCGCTGTCCGGTGATCTTTGATGATACTAACTACACCGAGTTCGCTGGCTTCATGCGCATTCACATGCGTGGCATCCGTCTCTGGGGTGTTCTTTCTGGCGAGGTCTGCTGTCCGCCCCGTCCGGTTCCTCCGGTGGCCCCTACTCCGCCGACTCCACTGGTTCTTCCTACGGATGCTAATCAGGCCGCCAAGGATGCGGCTAAGATTGCTGATGAGGCTGCTGATCGTGCCTATGATGAGCGGGCTTTGGCTTATGAGGAGGCTCTTCAGACGTATCATGGTGCTTTGTCTGTTTACACTCAGTGGCTTGatgatgatgctcgtgctgcagctgttctcactgctagtgttctgcctcagtttgcttctgagtttctgggtcttcctactgtcttccagatgtggacctgtcttcgtcagcgctatgagccctctggtgatgccttatatctttctgtggttcgtcaggagcatgctcttcagcagggtgactCTACTGTTGATGACTTTTATGCACAGAGTTCTGCTATCTGGCGCCAGCTTGATTCTCTCCGCAGTGCTGGTTGTCGTACTTGCCCCTGCTGCCAAGCTGTCCAGGCCGATTTGGAGTTTCATCGCGTCTATGAGTTCCTGTCTCGGCTCCGTAAGGAGTTTGAGCCCCGGCGTGCTCAGTTGTTTGCTCGTGGCCGTATTTCTCTCATGGAGGCGCTTTCAGAGATTCGTGCTGAGGAGACTCGCCTACGTGGTGCTGGTTTGCTGGAGGTTCCCTCTGTGCTCGCTACTCGGGTTTCTTCCACTCCACCTCCTGCACCGCCCCATTCTCGCTCGAGTGCTCCGCCGCTCTTGCCCACTCCTTCTGGAGGCTCAGGTCGGCCCCGTTCACATTGTGACTACTGCAACAATGATGGTCATATTGAGTCCCAGTGCTACACAAAGCGAAAACACCTGCGCAAGGCACGATCATCCTCCTCAGGGACTTCGTCATCTCCCTCGCCAGCTTCATCCATTGCTTTGACTGAACAGGATATTCTGAGACTTAAGCGTCTGCTCGCGGCTTCAGGTTCTTCCTCGACGGGTACTGCTGGTTCTGTGACTGATGCTTCCCGCACTGAGCACCCGCCctctacacagtcaggtacatccccatgggttctggattctggagcttcttttcatatgtcttctcattcttccgcTTTGTCTTCTCTTCGCTCGCTGGATTCTCCTGTTCATGTCTTTACTGCTGATGGTACTCCACTTTCTGTTGCTAGTAGAGGCCATCTTTCTACTCcttattctgttcctgatgttgctcatgttcctcgacttactatgaatctgttttctgccggtcaacttactgactctggttgtcgtgtcatccttgatgttgactcttgttctgtccaagatcgtcgcacgcacactctggttggggctggccctcgccgccgtgattctcagggtctttgggagttggactggcttcatgttccttccgctgccaccaccatcgCCAGTTCCTCCGCTGCTGTCGCTTCTGTTACTGGTTCCTtcaagcagtggcatcatcgacttGGTCATCTGTGTGGTTCTCGATTATCGTCTTTAGTTCGTCGAGGTCTTCTGGGGTCTGTCTCAGGAGATGTCTCTTTAGAGCGTCAGGGTTGTCGTCTTGGCAAGCAGATTCAGCTACCATATTCTCATAGTGAGTCAGTGTCTCAGCGTCCTTTCGATTTAGTccattctgatgtatggggtccggctcctttcacttcgaaaggtggtcataaatactatattattttcatcgatgatttttctcgttacacatggctttatttcatgacttcacgtagtgaggtgttgtctatttataagcgttttgctgccatggttcatactcagTTCTCTTCACCCATTCGTGTTTTTCGTGCTGACTCCGCTGGTGAGTATATCTCTAAGATGTTGCGTGGTGTTCTTGCTGAGCATggtactcttgcccagttctcttgtcctggtgctcatgctcagaatggtgtgtctgagcgcaagcatcgtcaccttcttgagacggctcgtgctatgatgatcgccgcctctcttccgcctcatttttgggccgaggctatctccacttctgtctatctcatcaaccttcagcCATCTGCTGCTTTGCAGGGTGGTGTTCCTTTTGAGCGTCTGTTTGATCGCTCTCCCGATTATTCGATGCTtcgcttgtttggttgtgtttgctatgttcttcttgcccctcgCGAACGCATCAAACTAaccgctcagtctgttgagtgtgtcttcttaggctacagtgatgagcataagggctatcgttgttgggatcctgtcggtcgtcggatgcgtatctctcgagatgtgacttttgatgagtctcgtccttTTTACCCACGACCATCTTCCTCGGTCTTTTCCGTGGAGGATATCTCTTTTCTCACTTTTCCTGACTCCCCTATCACTTCTGTCGTGCCTGTGCCTATTCGTCCCActccctctgcttctccacccCTCGTCGATTCACCGCCACCATCTTCCCCGGTCTCCTCACCTAGCATGTCACCGGATTCTACACCTTCATCTCCGGTGACTTCTTCGTCGCCACCCCCTGATTCTACCTTGGCGATTCCTccttctcttgttccatctcttCCGCGGCATTACACTCATCGTTCACGACCTGTGGATGCTTCCTTGGatgagtcgtcctcttcctctcagcctacttatggcctgcgttctcgtcctcgtccgcctattgatcgctttggctttcccaccgctggtgctgctgttcttgagccgacttcttaccgtcaggctgttgttcatcctgaatggcagtttgcgatggcggaggagattgctgctcttgaacgcactggtacctgggatcttgtttctcttcctcccggagtccgtcccatcacttgtaagtgggtctacaaggttaagactcgctccgatggttctcttgagcgtcacaaagctcgtctcgtggctcgtggttttcagcaggagcatggtcgtgattatgacgagacttttgctcctgtggctcatatgaccactattcgtacacttcttgccgttgcctctgcacgccactggtctatatctcagcttgatgttaagaatgcctttcttaatggtgagctgcgtgaggaggtgtacatgcagccaccacctgggtattctgttcctgatggcatggtgtgtcgtcttcgtcgctctctctatggccttaagcaagcccctcgcgcctggtttgagcgttttgcttctgtggtcactactgctggtttttcagcaagtgctcatgatcccgcattgtttattcacctttctcctcgtggccggactcttcttcttctctatgttgatgatatggtcatcactggggatgaccccgagtatattgcctttgtaaagtctcgtcttagtgagcagtttcttatgtctgatcttggacctcttcgctactttcttgggattgaagtctcttctacctctgatggcttttttatatcccaggaaaagtatatccaggatcttcttgctcgtgctgctctttctgacgagcgcactgttgagactcctatggagctcaatgttcacctccgtgctactgatggtgatcctctccctgacccgacgcgttatcgtcatcttgttggcagtcttgtctatctagctgtcactcgtccggacatctcttatccggttcatattctgagtcagtttgtTTCTGCTCCACATCGGTTCATTATAGTCATCTCCTTCGTGTTCTCTGATATCTTCGGGGCACGATCTCTCACCGTCTCTTCTTTCCTAGCTCCAGTTCTTTACAGCTTCAGGCCTATGcggatgctacgtgggctagtgatccttctgatcgccgttcgctttctgcttactgtgtttttcttggcggttctctcattgcctggaagacgaagaaacagattgcagtttcccgttcgagtgctgaggctgagttgcgagctatggctcttttgacggcagaggtgacctggttacggtggttacttcaggactttggtgtttctgtcactacaccgactatgctcttatctgacagtacaggtgctattagcattgcgcgcgatcctgtgaagcatgagctcaccaagcatattggtgttgatgctttctatgTGCGCGCCGCTGTGCAAGATCAGGTTgttgctcttcagtatgtgccttccgagttacagttggcggatttcctgacgaaggcccagactagagcacaacatggcttttatctctccaaactcagtgttgttcctccaccatgagtttgagggggggtgttagagttataatataagtcatgtatacccctttgtatttatcccgtagtataaggggtttcctgcatatgtaccacacctgtacatgtatatatatcggcctatggcctcatggggcTTATTCCTAACAACAATATCTCATGGCGACGAGCGACAACATGACAAGAGCTAGGAATGAACATGGGATGCATATTGTTACTCAAAACTGCAAGTTACCTTGCTTCTGATGCAAAAGCTTCAGAAAACGCATTCAATAGGCCAGACCAGCACTCTTCAGCGTCCTGTAAGCAAACAATGCTCACCGTTAGAATATCAATATTAAATAACCCATGCCTTACTCATAGAAGCAAAAGGAACCTGTTGCCTATAAACATTATTTTCCTGTTCGGCAAATGTTGGATATTTCGCTCGCATCATCTGCACATAATCAGACCAAACCAAAATCAGCCCCAATAAATCAGTTAAAAATACAAGTAATTTACTCTTTGTCGTGATCAAAAACATATTTAATCCTCATTTTCCATAAACCAGTTTGTCAAAAGGCAAGGAAAACTTGCATAAAAGACAGTAACTATAAATTCCTTGAGATGTTATGAGCCAAATGGGCAGGCTGACTGCTGACCTCTAAGAGCTTTGAAGGACTAACTGCTTCAGTATTTTTATCAAGCTCTGAAAATATATGATTAGCTGCAACTGAAAGATTGTGTGACATGACGTCAATCCCATCGCGCTTGGCATTATGCGAATAGCTGCATAAGTAAACTCAAGTTACCATGAGAAAAAAAATTCCAGCAAAAGAAGTACTTCCACGTGTTGGGCGGAGGAAGAACGGGATGTTTAAACAAGCGAACCTTGTCAATGCAGCCTTCAGTTCTGGAACCCTGTTCATGCACTGAATAGTAGAATTCATATAACATGTTTCGCCAGATTATATAAACCAACACCATGTCCATTGATCGCAGCGTTTTCTTCAATAGAATCCAGCTTTTTCGTGGCCCTTTTGACAGGATGGTTGTCCGTTGCACTCCAAGTATTCTCCTCGACCAAACTTCCAATGGAATAGGAGCCACTAATCGAGATTCTCTGGCCCAGAAAGCTAAATGATGACATGTGCACATCAATTAGGTGTTGGTTGGCCCACAAATCACCAATTGGTCCTTCCTTTCCAAGGTGTATAGGCATATCAGTGAGCTGTAATCTGGCGTGGACATGATCTGGACGGTATAGAAGTCTAATGTTCTCAATGATGTCTACAGTTCTCTTCATTTCAGGTGTCGTATCTTGTTTCTTGGCAGGGCATGCAGTATATGTCTCTGATTTCTCTGCAAAATGCATCCCTGATCTTGCCTCCTCAGATTCATCTGACCAGCACCGGGCAGCTTTAAGTCTTTCCATGCCAAATTTACCACCAATGAAGAAATTGTCATCTATATCTTGGAACAAGTTGTCAGATCTACTGGCCTCAGGAAGATGCCAGATGAAAGTTTGCCCGGCCATTTCCAGCTTCTCTTTTGATTTGCATTTGCCTGTCTGAACAAAGGCGTGCATCTCTTTAAAGGCTGGAATCAAACCATGATAGCCAAAAATGCATAAGTCTGCTGATTTGTAGTTCCCACGCCATGGTAGTGCCTCTGATTTTTCTATCAGAACAGGCCCTTTCCTCCGCCTGCTGTCATTCTCACGAACTCTTAAGTTCATGATCCCGTCCTTTACTTCTGGTTGTATACCCATCAAGATACAGTGAAGGCCCATCAATGATGGCGCACAGCCATTTAGAACTCCAGTGGATGTAAATAAAGAACTTCCCAATGGCCGGTATCATACAACTGCAAGAGCAAGGGTCACCAAATTGGTATCGTTCATCAGTGTTGTTAAAGCACCACAGGCGGAGGATTAAAATTGcccttcgccaactcctcctcaCATCAGATGGAGATCCATTTAGATCACAGACTACATAGTTCTGTTTATGGAGAGAACAATAGATGAAACTACGCATACTGATTTAATCAGATGATACAAAGTAATATAACTGCTTCTAGTAATTATAAATGAAAAATGAGAATTAAGAACACATGAAAAAACACTAATACTACCGAGAGAAAACTGCAGGGAGGCCCCGGCAGTATATAAATATTTCATTAATGTGGGAAGGATAATATATACATGGTTGGGAGGGGGGGGGGATAAAAAGAGGAAGGGTACACTTAACTCATCAAATGGACACACATTTTCAGTACAGAATCTTTTATTAATGTGATTAGAAATTGGGTCTTATTTGTAGACATATTGTGCTATTAGTTTTCGATCTTTCAAAATGATCACGTTATGTAGAGAAACATGTCTGAACGAAACTATAAAAGCGAGAATACAAGAGTAAAGACCAACAGATAAAAGCAAAACAATACGACTCCTTGAGAGCATTCTTTCTATCTACTAGGAGTACTTATTATCTAAAAACAATTAAATTATTAATGACTTGACGAAACCAAGAAATGACCCCTTATGTGCAAAATTAGAGAAGATCCCCTTCACCAAAAGCATCAAACCATGGCAGAACAGGACAAAAAGGACAGATATGTACACCACTGTTCCAATTTAGGAAAAAATACATAAATACTGTGAAGCCACATGTGTTTTCATGCCAATGTGTTTGGCACAAGCAACATTTTTTGTAACTGGGCATAGCAGCAACGGTATGGTGTATAGTCGAATAAAAGAATGTTTTGATCTGCAGTTGAAGTTGTTAGCATGATCTCATAGGAATAAACAGAAAAAGTCCTGTCATAAATATGTTACTTTAAGTAATACATATTCATTATTGATTTCGTTAATGCAGTGCACCATTTCAACAGACTATGATCACACACAAAATTAGATCGGCCAGCATCCATGCTATATTGTCTTGAGGCTGTTTGTACGCATGTGAGTAACCTTGTTTAATAATACGTGAAAGTGAGAAACAACACTTTTAGAAGAGCACATAATGGAGCCTCAGCGTGTAACTGTTACATTAGTGTATCAGCAGATGCTTAGCTATGTTTGAAAAATATGAAGTTGATCAATCAATCATTTGACAGGAAAAAACAAAGACCCGATATGGTCATGTCAAAGATCTAAAAATAAGGCTGAAGCGTACAAGGCTCATAAtgatttaattaattaatattggTTAATGAAGGTGATGAACCAAATGGAATCATTTCTCCCTTGTGTTAGGGTTTACTGTTGACCACACGCATGCCTGACTTGATTGAGGGAGTTATAATGGTGGATATCTAGATAAGAAAGTAACTAAGCGTACATGAATAGATAATGGTGCACATACTAATTGCTCTTGGCAAAAATAACTCCAATGACAAATTACTCAGAAAATTTCGAATTTGACTAAATGTCCAG
This sequence is a window from Aegilops tauschii subsp. strangulata cultivar AL8/78 chromosome 7, Aet v6.0, whole genome shotgun sequence. Protein-coding genes within it:
- the LOC109781274 gene encoding ubiquitin carboxyl-terminal hydrolase 6-like isoform X1 gives rise to the protein MNSTIQCMNRVPELKAALTSYSHNAKRDGIDVMSHNLSVAANHIFSELDKNTEAVSPSKLLEMMRAKYPTFAEQENNVYRQQDAEECWSGLLNAFSEAFASEASEPTTDQMKEIFGIELVSRSKCAENGAGRLKTQSVKLLRCPITDGMNHLDEVLEHTLRTGDSMYEKDSEINELPRQDIQFLCS